From a region of the Citricoccus muralis genome:
- a CDS encoding S-layer homology domain-containing protein — translation MSRTLHPVLKAGAAAALALTITATTVLPATAMPVVPDTTAASAVTTATSENTADPAVESGEVASEVKGAEEQSIALGGIDPEALPEVPDTPESTPAPDVTDAPESPGLESTETSDSTQTPDSTPAPSVTDAPDLAEPSASSTPEASEAVTEPEASLMSATLSTLSTPVSGTTSQATGSESQPSDVVIRELRAKADGSAAATDTASGTAADAPAAPEAEELTDSVFNGAISSTQEVEVERIATLTQPVETMDFIVAGVTWDITEADQVTEVSLRVREAGEWTDWNSMEIHDGDEAPHADRVGTEPLISSGGDAIQVRVTTADGEVPAGLELELIDPGTAETDGKLEAASAASGDLAEIEQQAGLASEASAQSAQVAAAVPAASLGTGHAATFVPAVHEQQGLITGTAQATATATNTSADAIKPKIITRAQWGADESKVKDWGTPSTDLQAMYVHHTAGSNNYSASGAYAQIRGIFQYHAVSLNWGDIGYQFLVDKYGNIFQGRRGSIEKPVQGAQAGGFNTDTIGISAMGDYDIASAPAPMVRAIEKVLAWQAYRYDVNPTANVTLTQRGNAASARWSDGKRVSVPTILGHKVTNTTACPGRYLDAQLPTIRRNVDRLVDAAKVNVKPGTPTLPSNHYRLSSPGTQATAYWNAVSGADQYQIMYRAVPQGGGAISNQAWIAGKTVTGTSTLLSNTPGETAQYAVRALRGGVAGAQRYLGQHTAPLSWSDADIFYGNGTTRVSAGVQADATGEAIRIENAGQADRVVVTAQVASGTANIRVERGGKRAGRLQIRAGGPTVCAINVGQGSNIRLELENNATVTYTSVALTRSGQTQDLAMTASRCDATFSDIDTDNAAFQAVDWMKWSGISNGYVGDNTYRAGRSISRGESVAFLYRYMDPNHTPASKQPFKDVVKSHSFYGAISWAKDSKVALGHAGGEFGVYENVTRGEFASFLYRTAKPKGTTPKVKSFKDVPVGSTHHAAIAWMKDAGLTTGYTDGSFRQHQSITRGEVARILYRFDQGR, via the coding sequence ATGTCCCGGACGCTCCACCCTGTTCTGAAGGCCGGTGCCGCCGCCGCCCTGGCCCTCACGATCACCGCCACCACCGTCCTTCCGGCCACGGCCATGCCCGTGGTACCGGACACCACTGCTGCTTCGGCGGTGACCACCGCCACCAGCGAGAATACCGCTGACCCGGCCGTCGAGTCAGGTGAGGTGGCCTCCGAGGTCAAGGGCGCCGAGGAACAGTCCATTGCCCTCGGTGGCATCGACCCCGAGGCACTCCCCGAGGTTCCGGACACCCCTGAGTCGACTCCGGCTCCTGACGTGACGGACGCCCCTGAATCGCCAGGTCTTGAGAGCACCGAGACGTCTGACAGCACCCAGACGCCTGACAGCACGCCGGCTCCCTCGGTCACGGATGCCCCCGACCTTGCCGAGCCGTCGGCGTCCTCGACACCCGAGGCCAGCGAAGCTGTCACCGAGCCCGAGGCCTCGCTGATGTCCGCGACGCTTTCGACCCTCTCGACCCCTGTGTCCGGCACCACGTCACAGGCGACGGGCAGCGAGTCCCAGCCCTCCGACGTCGTGATCCGGGAACTTCGGGCCAAGGCGGACGGCTCCGCCGCCGCTACCGACACCGCCTCCGGCACTGCCGCCGACGCTCCAGCCGCTCCCGAGGCCGAGGAACTGACCGACTCCGTCTTCAACGGCGCCATCTCGTCCACGCAGGAGGTCGAGGTCGAGCGGATCGCAACCCTGACCCAACCGGTGGAGACCATGGACTTCATCGTCGCGGGCGTGACGTGGGACATCACGGAGGCGGACCAGGTCACTGAAGTGTCCCTGCGCGTACGTGAGGCGGGGGAGTGGACCGACTGGAACAGCATGGAGATCCACGACGGCGATGAGGCGCCCCATGCGGACCGCGTGGGCACCGAGCCGTTGATCTCCAGCGGTGGCGATGCCATCCAGGTCCGGGTGACCACGGCGGACGGCGAGGTTCCGGCCGGCCTGGAGCTTGAGCTCATCGACCCGGGCACGGCCGAGACCGACGGCAAGCTGGAAGCCGCTTCCGCCGCCTCAGGGGATCTGGCGGAGATCGAGCAGCAGGCCGGCCTGGCCAGCGAGGCATCGGCGCAGTCCGCCCAGGTTGCGGCGGCCGTACCGGCCGCCTCCCTCGGCACGGGCCATGCCGCAACCTTCGTCCCGGCCGTCCATGAACAGCAGGGACTGATCACCGGGACCGCACAGGCGACCGCCACGGCCACGAACACCTCGGCCGATGCGATCAAGCCGAAGATCATCACCCGCGCGCAGTGGGGAGCCGATGAGAGCAAGGTCAAGGACTGGGGGACCCCATCGACGGACCTCCAGGCGATGTACGTGCACCACACGGCAGGGTCGAACAACTACTCCGCCTCCGGCGCCTACGCCCAGATCCGCGGCATCTTCCAGTATCACGCGGTCTCCCTGAACTGGGGAGACATCGGCTACCAGTTCCTGGTGGACAAGTACGGCAACATCTTCCAGGGCCGCCGCGGATCGATCGAGAAGCCCGTCCAGGGCGCCCAGGCCGGCGGGTTCAACACGGACACCATCGGCATCTCCGCCATGGGCGACTATGACATCGCCTCAGCACCGGCACCCATGGTGCGGGCCATCGAAAAGGTCCTTGCCTGGCAGGCCTACCGGTATGACGTGAACCCGACGGCGAACGTCACGCTGACTCAGCGGGGTAACGCCGCCTCCGCCCGTTGGTCTGATGGCAAGCGCGTCAGTGTCCCCACGATCCTGGGGCACAAGGTCACCAACACCACAGCCTGCCCCGGGCGGTACCTGGACGCCCAGTTGCCGACCATCCGCAGGAACGTGGACCGCCTGGTGGACGCTGCCAAGGTCAATGTGAAGCCCGGAACGCCGACCCTGCCGTCCAATCACTACCGGTTGAGCAGTCCGGGGACGCAGGCCACCGCGTACTGGAATGCGGTCTCCGGGGCGGATCAGTACCAGATCATGTATCGCGCCGTGCCGCAGGGTGGCGGGGCGATCTCCAACCAGGCGTGGATCGCCGGCAAGACCGTGACGGGCACGAGCACGCTGCTGTCCAACACCCCCGGTGAGACGGCCCAGTACGCCGTCCGGGCCCTTCGCGGCGGAGTCGCCGGTGCCCAGCGGTACCTCGGGCAGCACACCGCACCGCTGAGCTGGTCCGATGCTGACATCTTCTACGGCAACGGAACGACGAGGGTCTCCGCGGGCGTCCAGGCCGACGCCACGGGGGAGGCCATCCGGATCGAGAACGCCGGCCAGGCTGACCGGGTCGTCGTCACGGCCCAGGTGGCTTCTGGGACGGCCAACATCCGAGTGGAACGCGGAGGCAAGAGGGCGGGCCGGCTACAGATCAGGGCCGGCGGTCCGACCGTCTGCGCCATCAATGTGGGCCAGGGCTCCAACATCCGCCTCGAGTTGGAGAACAACGCCACGGTGACGTACACCTCGGTGGCCCTCACCCGATCAGGGCAGACGCAGGATCTGGCCATGACGGCCAGTCGGTGTGACGCCACCTTCTCCGACATCGACACCGATAACGCGGCCTTCCAGGCGGTGGACTGGATGAAGTGGAGCGGGATCTCGAACGGCTATGTCGGGGACAACACGTACCGGGCGGGCCGCAGCATCAGCCGCGGAGAGTCGGTGGCCTTCCTGTACCGGTACATGGATCCGAACCACACCCCCGCGTCGAAGCAGCCGTTCAAGGACGTGGTCAAGAGCCACAGCTTCTACGGCGCCATCAGCTGGGCCAAGGACTCGAAGGTCGCGCTTGGCCACGCCGGTGGGGAGTTCGGCGTCTATGAGAATGTCACCCGCGGCGAGTTCGCGTCCTTCCTGTACCGGACGGCCAAGCCGAAGGGAACCACGCCGAAGGTCAAGTCGTTCAAGGACGTGCCCGTGGGCAGCACCCACCACGCCGCGATCGCCTGGATGAAGGACGCCGGACTCACCACCGGCTATACGGACGGCAGCTTCCGTCAGCACCAGTCCATCACCCGCGGTGAGGTCGCACGGATCCTCTACCGGTTCGACCAGGGCCGGTAA